A window of the Carassius auratus strain Wakin unplaced genomic scaffold, ASM336829v1 scaf_tig00037788, whole genome shotgun sequence genome harbors these coding sequences:
- the LOC113083329 gene encoding fatty acid binding protein 1-B.1 — MLWSYSTHSPVTMSFSGKYQLESQEGFVEFMKAVGLPDDMIEKGKEIKSVSEIEQNGDQFKVTVTTGPKVLTNSFTLGQETEIETLTGEKVKAVVNKDGNKLKVVLNKITSITELVDENTLVNTLTLGSLVYKRISKRLA; from the exons ATGCTCTGGAGTTACTCAACACATTCACCGGTCACCATGTCGTTCAGTGGGAAATATCAGCTGGAGAGTCAAGAGGGATTCGTGGAGTTCATGAAGGCCGTCG GTCTTCCTGATGATATGATTGAGAAAGGTAAAGAAATCAAGAGCGTGTCTGAGATTGAGCAGAACGGAGATCAGTTCAAAGTGACCGTCACGACCGGACCCAAAGTCTTGACCAACAGCTTCACCCTCGGACAGGAGACTGAGATCGAAACCCTGACCGGAGAGAAAGTCAAG GCTGTCGTGAATAAAGATGGAAACAAGCTGAAGGTCGTCCTGAACAAAATCACATCCATTACAGAGCTGGTGGATGAAAACACACTGGTCAAT ACTCTGACTCTCGGCAGCCTCGTCTACAAGAGGATCAGCAAACGCCTGGCGTAA